In one Dermatophilaceae bacterium Sec6.4 genomic region, the following are encoded:
- a CDS encoding NAD(P)H-binding protein: MTTIAIFGGHGKVALALSRMLVAAGHDVRSIFRNEEHVPDVLATGAKPAVGDLEKLDVPAMTEMLNGVDIVVWAAGAGGGSDARTYAVDRDAAIRSMNATVAADITRYVMVSYFGAGPDHGVPHDNSFFAYADAKAAADEYLRGTGLDWTILGPSTLTDDDATSRIELTVVGPESTDSTIEGSSVSRADVAAVIAAVVDLKASCGKVIDFNNGPTPIGEALDAL, encoded by the coding sequence ATGACGACCATCGCAATTTTTGGCGGCCACGGCAAAGTGGCGCTCGCCCTGTCCAGAATGCTGGTCGCTGCCGGCCACGACGTGCGGTCGATCTTTCGTAACGAGGAACACGTGCCCGACGTGCTCGCTACCGGAGCCAAGCCGGCGGTCGGCGACCTGGAGAAGCTGGATGTGCCCGCGATGACCGAGATGCTGAACGGTGTCGACATCGTGGTGTGGGCGGCCGGTGCGGGCGGCGGCAGCGATGCGCGGACCTACGCCGTCGACCGCGATGCCGCGATCCGCAGCATGAATGCGACGGTGGCGGCCGACATCACGCGGTACGTCATGGTGTCGTACTTCGGCGCCGGGCCGGATCACGGCGTACCGCATGACAACTCGTTCTTCGCCTACGCCGACGCCAAGGCGGCCGCAGACGAGTATCTGCGCGGCACGGGACTGGATTGGACCATTCTGGGACCGAGCACGTTGACCGACGACGACGCGACCAGCCGTATCGAGCTCACCGTTGTTGGTCCTGAGTCCACGGATTCCACGATCGAAGGGTCGTCGGTCAGCCGCGCGGACGTCGCAGCGGTGATCGCCGCAGTCGTCGACCTGAAGGCCTCCTGCGGCAAGGTGATCGACTTCAACAACGGACCGACGCCGATCGGCGAGGCGCTGGACGCTTTATGA
- a CDS encoding acetolactate synthase large subunit, producing MTPAVPVTPVEVLTGAQSLVRTLELLEVDTVFGIPGGAILPAYDPLMDSTKVRHILVRHEQGAGHAAQGYAAASGKVGVCMATSGPGATNLVTAIADAYMDSVPIVAITGQVASRVIGTDAFQEADIRGITMPITKHNYLITKSADIPRALAEAFHIAGTGRPGPVLVDISKDALVGTAEFSWPPVFDLPGYRPVTKPHHKQIRAAAELIAGAARPVLYVGGGVIRAEAARELAQLVELSQIPVVTTLMARGVFPDSHPLHLGMPGMHGSVAAVTALQKADLLIALGTRFDDRVTGEISSFAPEAKVIHADIDPAEISKNRAADVPIVGDCKEVISELIMSIRADQEAGRGGDYAEWRTRTQGWAATFPLGYTPDDNATAIAPQYVIERIGALTGPEAVYASGVGQHQMWAAQFVQYERPNAWLNSGGLGTMGYAVPAAMGAKVSQPDRVVWAIDGDGCFQMTNQELATCVINNIPIKIAIINNSSLGMVRQWQTLFYNQRYSNTDLNTSVGSRVPDFVKLADAYGCVGLRCERAEDVDATILKALEINDAPVVIDFVVERDAMVWPMVPSGVSNDMVTVARAMTPVWDRDSDDGQE from the coding sequence GTGACGCCGGCCGTGCCGGTCACGCCGGTAGAGGTGCTCACCGGAGCGCAGAGCCTGGTGCGCACCCTCGAACTGCTCGAGGTCGATACTGTCTTCGGGATTCCCGGCGGGGCAATTCTTCCGGCGTACGACCCGCTGATGGATTCCACCAAGGTGCGTCACATCCTGGTGCGTCACGAGCAGGGCGCCGGGCACGCGGCCCAGGGATACGCCGCAGCCAGCGGCAAGGTCGGTGTGTGTATGGCGACCAGCGGACCCGGCGCGACCAACCTGGTCACCGCGATCGCCGACGCCTACATGGATTCGGTGCCGATCGTGGCCATCACCGGGCAGGTGGCGTCCCGGGTGATCGGGACGGACGCCTTCCAGGAAGCGGATATCCGTGGCATCACGATGCCGATCACCAAGCACAACTACCTGATCACCAAGTCAGCGGACATCCCCCGTGCACTGGCTGAGGCGTTCCACATTGCAGGCACGGGTCGACCCGGTCCGGTACTGGTCGACATCAGCAAGGACGCCCTGGTCGGCACGGCCGAATTCAGCTGGCCGCCGGTGTTCGATCTGCCCGGATACCGCCCGGTCACCAAACCGCATCACAAGCAGATTCGCGCTGCTGCCGAGCTGATCGCCGGCGCTGCGCGTCCGGTGCTCTACGTGGGTGGCGGAGTGATCCGCGCGGAGGCTGCCCGTGAACTCGCGCAGCTGGTCGAGTTGTCCCAGATCCCGGTGGTCACCACGTTGATGGCACGGGGCGTCTTCCCCGACAGTCACCCCTTGCACCTGGGCATGCCGGGTATGCACGGATCAGTGGCAGCCGTGACGGCACTGCAGAAAGCCGATCTGCTCATCGCGCTGGGCACCCGGTTCGATGACCGGGTGACCGGCGAGATCTCTTCGTTCGCTCCCGAGGCGAAGGTGATCCACGCGGATATCGACCCCGCCGAGATCTCCAAGAACCGGGCCGCCGACGTGCCGATCGTGGGGGACTGCAAAGAAGTCATCAGCGAGCTGATCATGTCGATACGCGCCGATCAGGAAGCCGGTCGCGGCGGTGACTACGCCGAATGGCGCACCCGCACGCAGGGGTGGGCCGCTACGTTCCCGCTCGGTTACACCCCGGACGACAACGCCACGGCAATCGCGCCGCAGTACGTCATCGAGCGGATCGGCGCACTGACCGGACCGGAAGCCGTCTACGCCTCGGGTGTCGGGCAGCATCAGATGTGGGCCGCTCAGTTCGTGCAGTACGAGCGCCCCAACGCGTGGCTGAACTCCGGCGGACTCGGCACCATGGGGTACGCAGTGCCGGCCGCGATGGGCGCGAAGGTGTCCCAGCCCGACCGCGTGGTGTGGGCGATAGACGGTGACGGATGCTTCCAGATGACCAATCAGGAGTTGGCGACCTGCGTCATCAACAACATCCCGATCAAGATCGCCATCATCAACAACTCCAGCCTCGGCATGGTGCGGCAGTGGCAGACGCTGTTCTACAACCAGCGTTACTCCAACACCGACCTGAACACCTCGGTAGGTTCGCGGGTGCCCGATTTCGTCAAACTGGCGGACGCGTACGGGTGCGTCGGTCTGCGCTGCGAGCGCGCCGAGGACGTCGACGCGACGATCCTGAAGGCGCTGGAGATCAACGACGCGCCGGTCGTGATCGACTTCGTGGTCGAACGCGACGCGATGGTCTGGCCGATGGTCCCCTCGGGTGTCAGTAACGACATGGTGACGGTGGCGCGGGCGATGACCCCCGTCTGGGACCGCGACAGTGACGACGGCCAAGAATGA
- the ilvN gene encoding acetolactate synthase small subunit, which translates to MARHTLSVLVENNPGVLARIAGLISRRGFNIDSLAVGPTEHPTMSRMTIVVDVEQVALEQVTKQLNKLIEVRKVVELESDASVQREIVLIKVRCDAGNRAEIVQIAELFRCNVVDVANDSLVIEATGTPGKLTALLNILEPYGVRELVQSGLVAVGRGGKSITDRSRRSA; encoded by the coding sequence ATGGCGCGGCACACCCTTTCGGTGCTGGTGGAGAACAACCCCGGCGTCCTGGCACGTATCGCGGGCCTGATCTCGCGGCGCGGATTCAACATCGACTCGCTGGCAGTCGGCCCGACGGAGCACCCCACGATGTCGCGGATGACGATCGTGGTCGATGTCGAGCAGGTCGCCCTGGAGCAGGTCACCAAGCAGCTGAACAAGCTCATCGAGGTACGCAAGGTGGTCGAGCTGGAGTCGGATGCTTCGGTGCAGCGCGAGATCGTGCTGATCAAAGTGCGCTGCGACGCCGGGAACCGAGCAGAAATCGTGCAGATCGCCGAGTTGTTCCGGTGCAATGTGGTGGACGTGGCCAACGACTCGCTGGTCATCGAAGCGACCGGCACACCCGGCAAGCTGACGGCACTGCTGAATATTCTGGAGCCGTACGGTGTGCGCGAGCTGGTGCAGTCGGGGTTGGTGGCCGTGGGTCGGGGCGGTAAATCCATTACCGACCGCTCCCGGCGCTCGGCCTGA
- the ilvC gene encoding ketol-acid reductoisomerase, producing MFYDDDADLSVIQGRKVAVIGYGSQGHAHALNLRDSGVSVVVGLREGSPSREKAQNEGLEVATVAEAVKGADVVMVLAPDQIQRSLYTAEIEPYLEPGNALFFSHGFNIRFGYIVPPEGVDVVMVAPKGPGHLVRREYVDGRGVPVLVAVEVDATGNAWELGKSYAKGIGGLRAGGIKTTFTEETETDLFGEQAVLCGGASQLVMYGFEVLTEAGYQPEIAYFECLHELKLIVDLMIEGGIAKQRWSISDTAEYGDYVSGPRVIDPHVKENMQAVLADIVNGNFAKRFIEDQDAGAPEFNRLREQGAQHPIEKTGKQLRGLMSWIKDTDSDYVEGSASR from the coding sequence ATGTTCTACGACGACGATGCCGACCTGTCGGTCATCCAGGGTCGCAAGGTTGCCGTCATCGGTTACGGAAGCCAGGGCCACGCCCACGCGCTGAACCTGCGTGACTCCGGTGTTTCCGTGGTCGTCGGTCTGCGGGAAGGTTCCCCGTCGCGGGAGAAGGCGCAGAACGAGGGCCTGGAGGTGGCGACCGTCGCCGAGGCCGTCAAAGGCGCCGATGTCGTCATGGTGCTCGCGCCGGATCAGATCCAGCGCAGCCTCTACACCGCGGAGATCGAGCCGTATCTGGAGCCGGGCAACGCCCTCTTCTTCAGCCACGGGTTCAACATCCGCTTCGGTTACATCGTGCCGCCGGAAGGTGTGGACGTCGTGATGGTTGCGCCCAAGGGCCCCGGCCACCTGGTTCGCCGCGAGTATGTCGACGGTCGCGGCGTGCCCGTGCTGGTTGCCGTCGAGGTCGACGCCACGGGTAACGCCTGGGAGCTGGGCAAGTCCTACGCCAAGGGCATCGGCGGACTGCGTGCCGGCGGCATCAAGACCACCTTCACCGAAGAGACCGAGACGGACCTGTTCGGTGAGCAGGCCGTCCTCTGCGGTGGCGCGTCGCAGCTGGTGATGTACGGCTTCGAGGTGCTCACCGAGGCCGGTTACCAGCCGGAGATCGCCTACTTCGAGTGCCTGCATGAGTTGAAGCTGATCGTCGATCTGATGATCGAGGGCGGTATCGCCAAGCAGCGGTGGTCGATCTCCGACACCGCCGAGTACGGCGATTACGTGTCGGGTCCGCGCGTTATCGACCCGCACGTCAAGGAAAATATGCAGGCCGTGCTGGCGGATATCGTGAACGGCAACTTCGCCAAGCGCTTCATCGAGGACCAGGACGCCGGTGCCCCGGAGTTCAACCGGCTGCGCGAGCAGGGCGCCCAGCACCCGATCGAGAAGACCGGCAAGCAGCTTCGTGGCCTGATGAGCTGGATCAAAGACACCGACTCGGACTATGTCGAAGGTTCAGCCTCCCGCTGA
- a CDS encoding 3-isopropylmalate dehydrogenase — MTINRTDPSAVSLPDAINLAVIGGDGIGPEVVAEGLKVLDAVTTARVSRNEYDLGARRWHASGEILPDSVETELRGHDVILLGAIGDPSVPSGVLERGLLLKLRFDFDHYINLRPAKLLPGVRSPLDVDSVAPGGIDFVVVREGTEGPYTGNGGALRVGTPGELATEVSVNTRFGVERAVRDAFARAQARPRKHLTLIHKHNVLAYAGHLWRRTFEEVGAQFPDVTTAYCHVDAATIYLVTDPGRFDVIVTDNLFGDIVTDLAAAVTGGIGLAASGNINPEGTAPSMFEPVHGSAPDIAGQAKADPTATILSVAMLLEHLGRPDEAARVHAAVAADLVSRGAVPRSTSQVGDAIAAGV; from the coding sequence ATGACGATCAACCGCACGGATCCCTCAGCAGTCTCATTGCCCGACGCGATCAACCTGGCGGTCATCGGCGGTGACGGGATCGGCCCGGAAGTCGTTGCCGAGGGCTTGAAGGTGCTGGACGCGGTAACGACCGCGCGCGTTTCGCGCAACGAATACGACCTCGGCGCGCGTCGCTGGCACGCGAGCGGCGAGATTCTCCCGGACTCGGTCGAGACCGAATTGCGTGGCCATGACGTCATCCTGCTGGGTGCGATCGGCGACCCGAGCGTGCCGAGTGGGGTCCTGGAGCGCGGCCTGCTCCTGAAGTTGCGGTTCGATTTCGACCACTACATCAATCTGCGCCCGGCGAAGCTGCTTCCGGGTGTCCGCTCACCGCTCGATGTGGACAGCGTCGCTCCCGGTGGGATCGACTTCGTGGTCGTGCGGGAAGGGACCGAGGGCCCCTACACCGGCAACGGCGGAGCGCTGCGCGTCGGTACGCCGGGCGAGCTGGCTACCGAGGTGAGCGTCAATACCCGCTTCGGCGTCGAGCGGGCGGTGCGTGACGCGTTCGCCCGTGCCCAGGCCCGCCCACGCAAACACCTGACGTTGATCCACAAGCACAACGTGCTGGCCTACGCAGGTCACCTGTGGCGCCGCACCTTCGAAGAGGTGGGTGCGCAGTTCCCCGATGTGACGACCGCCTACTGCCACGTGGACGCGGCCACCATCTACCTGGTGACCGATCCAGGCCGGTTCGACGTGATCGTCACCGACAACCTCTTCGGAGACATCGTCACCGACCTGGCAGCCGCGGTGACCGGGGGTATCGGCCTGGCCGCCTCGGGCAATATCAACCCCGAAGGCACCGCGCCGTCGATGTTCGAGCCGGTTCACGGGTCAGCACCCGACATCGCCGGCCAGGCCAAGGCCGACCCCACCGCGACGATCCTGTCGGTCGCCATGCTCCTGGAGCACCTGGGGCGGCCAGACGAAGCCGCCCGGGTGCACGCAGCGGTCGCAGCCGACCTCGTCTCGCGCGGTGCTGTCCCGCGCTCGACCAGTCAGGTCGGCGACGCCATTGCCGCTGGAGTATGA
- a CDS encoding branched-chain amino acid aminotransferase, producing MALTFDVTERPDPVSDQQRAAVLADPGFGNYFTDHMVTVTWTKGVGWHDARVTPYGPIAIDPSAAVLHYAQEIFEGMKAYRHADGSVWTFRPERNAARFARSSARMALPVMDETDFIDSLRALVTVDKSWVPEADGAETSLYLRPFMFASEPFLGVRPSNVVTFCVIASPAGAYFSGGVKPISLWISTDFARAGDGGTGAAKCGGNYASSLAGQLEGNEQGCDQAVFLDSSTHTYIEELGGMNLFFVYRDGRLVTPSLTGSILEGVTRDSILTLAKELDLRPEERRIPIQEWKDCAASGEIAEVFACGTAAVITPVGELKWDGGSCDHRRAGHTDEVALKLRSALLDIQYGRVEDTRGWMTRLA from the coding sequence ATGGCCCTGACCTTCGACGTGACCGAGCGCCCCGACCCCGTCAGCGACCAGCAGCGCGCCGCCGTGCTGGCCGACCCGGGCTTCGGTAACTACTTCACCGACCACATGGTCACGGTGACGTGGACGAAGGGTGTCGGTTGGCACGATGCGCGCGTCACCCCCTACGGTCCGATCGCCATCGATCCTTCTGCGGCTGTGCTGCACTACGCGCAGGAGATCTTCGAGGGGATGAAGGCCTACCGGCATGCCGACGGCTCGGTCTGGACCTTTCGGCCGGAGCGGAACGCTGCCCGATTCGCCCGCAGCTCTGCCCGGATGGCGTTGCCGGTCATGGACGAGACGGACTTCATCGATTCGTTGCGGGCGCTGGTTACCGTCGACAAGTCGTGGGTGCCCGAGGCCGATGGCGCCGAAACCTCGCTCTACCTACGTCCGTTCATGTTCGCGTCCGAGCCGTTCCTCGGGGTTCGTCCCTCGAACGTGGTGACGTTCTGTGTGATCGCCTCACCGGCCGGCGCGTATTTCAGCGGGGGCGTCAAGCCCATCTCGCTGTGGATCTCCACAGATTTCGCGCGTGCGGGCGACGGGGGAACCGGTGCAGCCAAGTGCGGTGGCAACTACGCGTCCTCGCTCGCGGGCCAGCTCGAAGGTAATGAGCAGGGCTGTGACCAGGCCGTCTTCCTGGACTCCTCGACGCATACCTACATCGAGGAGCTCGGCGGGATGAATCTGTTCTTCGTCTACCGCGATGGTCGCCTGGTCACGCCCTCGCTCACCGGATCGATTCTGGAAGGGGTGACCCGCGACTCGATTCTCACGCTGGCCAAAGAGCTGGACCTTCGTCCCGAAGAACGCCGTATTCCGATCCAGGAATGGAAGGACTGCGCCGCGTCCGGGGAGATCGCGGAGGTGTTCGCCTGCGGCACCGCGGCCGTCATCACACCCGTCGGTGAACTGAAATGGGATGGTGGATCGTGCGATCATCGCCGCGCGGGACACACCGATGAGGTGGCCCTGAAGCTGCGGTCGGCACTACTGGACATCCAGTACGGCCGAGTGGAGGACACCCGCGGCTGGATGACGCGGCTCGCCTGA
- the cimA gene encoding citramalate synthase: MSGFDLYDTTLRDGAQQEGLQLSVDDKLSIARLLDELGVGFIEGGWPGANPKDTLFFARAVTELSLQNARLAAFGSTRRAGMSVDEDPQVAALLAAGTPVVTLVGKSHPRHVTDALHTTLEENLAMIADTVGYLVSAGREVYLDAEHYFDGFGHDHGYPLEVVRVATQAGATAVALCDTNGGMLPHDVETIVTETILATGARVGIHAHNDSGCAIANSIAAVRAGAMHLQGTVNGYGERTGNADLIAVVTNLQLKLGMQLVTGDQLAGAHHVSHAVSEITNIAPFERAPYVGSSAFAHKAGLHASALRVDPDLYQHIDPALVGNRMRTLVSDMAGRASIELKGRELGIDLAGHPELLTRVLNRVKELECAGWSFEAADASFALLLHEALHGSPASLFEVQSWRVVTAGEPDRGALCEADVVLQLAGGSASAKGAGNGPINALDHALRGALMPTFQQLKTFELIDFRVRMLDSQQGTDATARVMIDTTDGERTWTTVGVAPNLVHASWLALVDSFTFGLLYPDTTTASMSYPAKAM; this comes from the coding sequence ATGAGCGGTTTCGACCTGTACGACACCACCTTGCGTGACGGCGCACAGCAGGAAGGTCTGCAGTTGTCCGTCGATGACAAGCTGTCGATCGCCCGGCTGCTGGACGAGCTCGGTGTCGGCTTCATCGAAGGTGGCTGGCCCGGTGCCAACCCCAAGGACACACTCTTCTTCGCGCGAGCCGTCACTGAACTATCGCTGCAGAATGCGCGCCTGGCGGCGTTCGGCAGCACCCGGCGAGCCGGTATGAGCGTCGACGAGGATCCGCAGGTGGCCGCACTGCTCGCGGCCGGCACGCCGGTCGTAACCCTGGTCGGCAAATCGCACCCCCGCCACGTGACCGACGCGTTGCACACCACCCTCGAGGAAAATCTCGCGATGATCGCGGACACCGTCGGCTATCTCGTCTCGGCCGGCCGGGAGGTCTACCTGGATGCCGAACACTATTTCGACGGATTCGGTCACGACCACGGGTACCCGCTGGAGGTTGTACGGGTTGCGACTCAGGCCGGCGCAACGGCTGTCGCTCTGTGCGACACGAACGGCGGGATGCTGCCGCACGACGTCGAGACCATCGTTACTGAAACCATCCTGGCCACGGGGGCGCGGGTGGGCATCCACGCGCACAACGACAGCGGTTGTGCCATCGCCAACAGCATCGCTGCTGTCCGGGCCGGCGCGATGCATCTGCAGGGGACCGTCAACGGCTACGGCGAACGCACCGGCAACGCCGACCTGATCGCGGTGGTCACCAATCTGCAGCTCAAGCTCGGTATGCAACTGGTGACCGGTGACCAACTGGCCGGCGCCCATCACGTCAGCCATGCGGTCAGCGAGATCACCAACATTGCGCCGTTCGAGCGGGCGCCGTATGTCGGATCGAGCGCCTTCGCGCACAAGGCCGGTCTGCACGCCAGCGCGCTGCGGGTGGATCCCGACCTCTACCAGCACATCGACCCGGCGCTCGTGGGCAATCGGATGCGCACCCTGGTCTCGGACATGGCAGGGCGCGCGAGCATCGAGTTGAAGGGCCGCGAGCTCGGGATCGACCTCGCGGGTCATCCGGAACTGCTGACCAGGGTGCTGAACCGGGTGAAAGAACTGGAATGCGCGGGGTGGAGCTTCGAGGCCGCCGATGCGTCGTTCGCGCTGCTGTTGCACGAAGCGCTGCACGGTTCGCCCGCGTCATTGTTCGAAGTGCAGAGCTGGCGGGTGGTGACCGCCGGCGAACCTGATCGCGGGGCACTCTGCGAGGCCGACGTCGTGCTGCAACTCGCAGGCGGCAGCGCGAGCGCGAAGGGGGCGGGCAACGGCCCGATCAACGCCCTCGACCACGCGCTGAGGGGGGCGCTGATGCCGACTTTCCAGCAGTTGAAGACGTTCGAACTGATCGATTTCAGGGTGCGCATGCTGGACAGCCAGCAGGGCACGGATGCCACGGCCCGCGTGATGATCGACACCACGGACGGCGAGCGCACCTGGACCACGGTCGGGGTCGCGCCGAACCTGGTGCACGCCAGTTGGTTGGCACTGGTCGACTCCTTCACCTTCGGCTTGCTGTATCCGGACACAACCACCGCCTCGATGTCCTATCCTGCCAAAGCGATGTGA
- a CDS encoding SGNH/GDSL hydrolase family protein, translated as MRFSSRSAVVATIALTATAVVPIASASSRHNTSTPVAPHGVSNSRGAWSPSYYVALGDSLAAGYQPGKGDNKTGGYVGGVYNTLKRTTPGLRLANLGCSGETSATFINGSRCSYGADGRSQLKSALSTLSKIKGHVKLVTLDIGANDVQTCVSKTGDIDYTCIANGLAAVAANLPNITKQLRTAVGPNTRIVLLNYYNPFLVTYLQGGDKKQVAQLSSGLQGVLNAAIGYGAATGDGQVADVAGAFDSLNWFTMVKTSYGILPQNVANICNLTYMCAKGDIHANDTGYAVLTKTVLAELQK; from the coding sequence GTGCGCTTTTCCTCCCGTTCTGCCGTTGTGGCGACCATTGCACTGACAGCCACTGCCGTTGTCCCGATCGCGTCCGCGTCGTCGCGGCACAACACGTCGACGCCTGTCGCGCCACACGGGGTCTCCAATTCCCGCGGCGCGTGGTCCCCGTCGTACTACGTGGCGCTCGGAGATTCACTGGCAGCCGGTTATCAGCCCGGCAAGGGTGACAACAAGACCGGCGGGTACGTCGGTGGTGTCTACAACACCTTGAAGAGGACCACTCCCGGTCTGCGGCTCGCGAACCTGGGGTGCAGCGGGGAGACCAGCGCGACCTTCATCAACGGCAGCCGGTGCTCCTACGGCGCCGACGGTCGCAGCCAGCTCAAGTCGGCGCTGTCCACGCTGAGCAAGATCAAGGGTCACGTGAAGCTGGTGACCCTCGACATCGGCGCGAACGACGTCCAGACGTGTGTCTCCAAGACCGGTGACATCGACTACACCTGCATCGCCAACGGGCTGGCGGCGGTGGCCGCGAATCTGCCGAACATCACCAAGCAGCTGCGTACCGCGGTCGGTCCGAACACCAGGATCGTGCTGCTCAACTACTACAACCCGTTCCTGGTCACCTACCTGCAGGGCGGCGACAAGAAGCAGGTCGCGCAACTGTCCAGCGGGCTGCAGGGTGTCCTGAACGCCGCTATCGGCTACGGCGCCGCCACGGGCGATGGCCAGGTTGCCGACGTCGCCGGTGCGTTCGACAGCCTGAACTGGTTCACCATGGTCAAGACGTCCTACGGCATCCTGCCGCAGAATGTCGCGAACATCTGCAACCTCACCTACATGTGCGCGAAGGGCGACATCCACGCCAATGACACCGGCTACGCGGTGTTGACCAAGACCGTCCTGGCGGAGTTGCAGAAGTAA
- a CDS encoding fumarylacetoacetate hydrolase family protein, with translation MRIARYTTGEDPTYGLVDGAGEKIAQISGDPLYSKIELTGVTTTVEQVRLLAPVIPRSKVIGIGKNYAAHAREMGGEPPTEPLMFLIPNTAVIGPDDPVVMPPQSDQIAYEGELAVVIGSMCRNVSVQDALSVVFGYTCANDVTARDLQTTDGQWARAKGFDTFCPLGPWIETDLDTSDLRIRTHLAGELVQDGTTADMIHDVPSLISYVSQAFTLLPGDVILTGTPAGVGLVEPGQRVQVEVQHIGTLSNPFVRHDDGE, from the coding sequence GTGCGCATTGCGAGATACACCACAGGCGAAGATCCGACGTACGGGCTGGTAGACGGTGCGGGGGAGAAGATTGCCCAGATCTCCGGCGACCCGCTCTATTCCAAGATCGAGTTGACCGGAGTCACCACGACCGTCGAGCAGGTGCGATTGCTCGCGCCGGTCATCCCGCGTTCGAAGGTCATCGGGATTGGTAAGAACTACGCAGCACACGCGCGTGAGATGGGCGGGGAGCCCCCGACCGAGCCGTTGATGTTCCTGATCCCCAATACCGCCGTCATCGGCCCGGATGACCCGGTGGTGATGCCCCCGCAGAGCGACCAGATCGCGTACGAGGGAGAGCTCGCGGTCGTCATCGGCTCGATGTGTCGCAATGTCAGCGTGCAGGACGCGTTGTCGGTGGTCTTCGGCTACACCTGTGCCAACGATGTGACCGCTCGGGACCTGCAGACCACGGACGGCCAGTGGGCCCGAGCCAAGGGCTTCGACACCTTCTGCCCACTCGGTCCGTGGATCGAGACCGACCTGGACACCTCCGACCTGCGGATCCGCACGCATCTGGCCGGTGAGCTGGTGCAGGACGGCACCACCGCAGACATGATCCATGATGTGCCCTCGCTCATCTCCTATGTCTCGCAGGCTTTTACGTTGCTACCCGGTGACGTGATCCTTACCGGCACGCCCGCAGGGGTCGGGCTGGTCGAGCCCGGTCAGCGGGTGCAGGTCGAGGTTCAACACATCGGGACCCTCAGCAATCCGTTCGTGCGCCACGACGACGGGGAGTGA
- the murI gene encoding glutamate racemase has protein sequence MSDAPIGIFDSGYGGLTVARAVLDQLPHESVAYLGDTGRAPYGPRPIAQTREFALQCLDRLADHGVKMLVIACNTASAAVLHDARERYDVPVVEVIRPAVRRAVRATRNGRVGIISTQGTHQSGAYLDAFAAAPELAVTSEPCPRFVDLVESGVTGGAQMLSLAREYLQPLRERDIDTLVLGCTHYPLLTAVISYVMGDGVTLVSSAEETAKDVYRVLADLQDLRPDDLAPPGHSFTTTGDPEQFKALSKRFLGMGPEFDHVFVNNFGQQPVVVTAETAGARR, from the coding sequence GTGTCTGATGCGCCGATCGGGATCTTCGACAGCGGGTACGGCGGTCTGACCGTTGCGCGTGCTGTCCTGGACCAGTTGCCGCATGAATCGGTTGCCTACCTGGGTGACACCGGCCGCGCTCCGTACGGGCCGAGGCCGATCGCCCAGACCCGCGAGTTCGCGCTGCAGTGTCTGGATCGTCTCGCCGACCACGGCGTCAAGATGTTGGTCATCGCGTGCAACACCGCCAGTGCAGCCGTCCTGCACGATGCCCGCGAGCGCTACGACGTGCCGGTCGTCGAAGTCATCCGACCTGCCGTCCGCCGTGCTGTGCGGGCGACCCGCAACGGCCGGGTCGGCATCATCTCCACACAGGGCACCCATCAGTCCGGTGCCTACCTCGACGCGTTTGCGGCAGCCCCCGAGCTGGCGGTGACCAGCGAGCCGTGTCCTCGTTTCGTGGACCTGGTGGAGTCCGGTGTCACCGGCGGCGCGCAGATGTTGTCTCTGGCGCGGGAGTATCTGCAGCCGCTGCGCGAACGCGATATCGACACCCTGGTCCTGGGTTGTACGCATTACCCGCTGCTGACTGCGGTCATCTCCTATGTGATGGGCGACGGGGTCACGCTGGTGTCCTCGGCCGAAGAAACCGCGAAAGACGTCTACCGGGTGCTGGCTGACCTGCAGGATCTACGACCCGATGACCTGGCCCCTCCCGGACATTCGTTCACCACCACCGGTGATCCCGAGCAGTTCAAGGCACTCTCGAAACGATTCCTCGGGATGGGTCCGGAGTTCGATCACGTCTTTGTCAACAATTTCGGTCAGCAGCCTGTCGTGGTCACTGCAGAGACGGCAGGGGCACGCCGATGA